One window of the bacterium genome contains the following:
- a CDS encoding HigA family addiction module antitoxin — MARMKRKPTTPGEILQEEYLLPLGLTQKQLADHIKYDIKVINRLINGRTRLTAQLALKLAAALNTTPEFWLNAQKAVDIYEASKDAGKLPKALIENGHLIHA; from the coding sequence CCACCACCCCTGGAGAGATCCTGCAGGAGGAATATCTCCTCCCTTTGGGACTTACCCAAAAACAACTTGCCGATCATATTAAATACGACATCAAAGTCATCAACCGCTTAATTAATGGACGAACTCGTTTAACGGCTCAACTCGCCCTAAAGCTTGCGGCCGCGCTAAATACCACTCCGGAATTTTGGCTCAACGCTCAAAAGGCAGTTGATATTTATGAGGCATCAAAAGACGCGGGTAAATTACCCAAGGCGCTTATCGAAAACGGCCATCTCATTCACGCCTAG